The genomic interval ctgggctgggctctggcagcactggcagggacagggcttggatagagagaaacaactcccagtaggcacaactcgaggcagcagagagccagaccaacccttggcatccctccctgtccagctgtgtagggaaagagagaagggcttagagaaattgacttttaaactggagtctttaaaaactcgACTTATTTTTCAAGTTCAGTTTATGTTGGATCACCCTTAACTAGAGGGAGGTGGAATGGGCAAAgtgcacctgtgtggggaccagcatatctgactgcaatggggcagagggagccctgttttccctgtgggcttccccagggttcaggctgagagcagtgcttaagATGAATTAGTAAATCAGAagcataaacccaagctcaaTAATAAACATATTGAGTGAAGTATCCCCACAGGTAAAGAAGTAGCTTTGAgagaattcctaaaataaccctatagggttgattccaagagcttggtctcagcttttcaatgtcttgtttctacagtccacaatgcTCAGAgttaaggaatgtccaacagcagctccatcaggcacttcctcctgctggcattggcagacacgcggcagctgcagctcctgcacttctgcctcttgctgggcatctccctggctgccctcctgggcaacggcctcatcatcagcgccgtagcctgtggccaccacctgcacacgcccatgttcttcttcctgctcaacctggccctcagcgacctgggcatgatctgcaccactgtccccaaagccatgcacaattccctttgggacaccaggaacatctcatactcaggatgtgctgcacaggtgtttttctttgcctttttcattgcatcagaatttgcatttctcaccatcatgtgctacgaccgctacgtgtccatctgcaaacccctgcactacgggaccctcctgggcagcagagcttgtgcccacatggcagcagctgcctgggccagtgcctttctcaatgctctgctgcacacagccaatacattttccctgcccctgtgccacggcaatgcccttggccagttcttctgtgaaatccctcagatcctaaAGCTCTCATGCTCACACTCCAGCTTAAGGGAATTTGGGCTTCTTGTGGTCACtttctgtttaggttttggttgttttgtgttcattgttttctcctatgtgcagatcttcagggctgtgctgaggatcccctccgagcagggacggcacaaagccttttccacctgcctccctcacctggctgtggtctccctgttcctcagcactgacacatttgctcacctgaagcccccctccatctcctccccatccctggatgtggcagtgtccgttctgtactcggtggtgtctccagccctaaaccccctcatctacagcctgaggaaccaggagctcaaggaatctctcaggaaagctgtgactggatgcttttcagccTTTTCATTGTCCCATAAGAGCCCTCACAGTGCTTTGCATTGGGAACCCCAAAGGAGCTGGAAACACACCCCTGCTTTGGCTCCTGCTGTCTCTCAGCATTCTCCCTCTGTCAAGGGGCTGCAAGTGGGTCAGATCCTGGGAAGGGACAGCAGGCAAGAGACCCAATTTAACCAAAGGGATATTGCAGACTGTATGGCCCCAGTTCTGGTATAAAGgctaaggaaggaggaagaataagGGGCATTTCCTATTTACAGTGTTTGTCTTCTTGTAAACCACTCCAACTGCTGAAGTTCTGCTTCCTAGGAAGTGGCTGAACATCACTTGCTGACAGAAGAAGAGATTAACgttattggggtttttcctcattgCTGGTGCCTGTAAAAACTTCCCCTTTTGCTATagaaaactgccttatctcagtcCAAAATTTGTCTCccataacattttctctctcctgtGCATCCAAGGAGGGGAGTGCTAGAGCGGCTTGGTAGGCACGTGGACTCCAGCAGAGGTAACCCATCAGAACAAGCCACAGAAGGCCTGCTTTCTTCtgtcagcagctctcagtgcatATCATGAGAGGCCAAGTCTGCCCTTaagtatattttaattttttttctgcttcttattCTATA from Melospiza melodia melodia isolate bMelMel2 chromosome 7, bMelMel2.pri, whole genome shotgun sequence carries:
- the LOC134420870 gene encoding olfactory receptor 14J1-like, producing MSNSSSIRHFLLLALADTRQLQLLHFCLLLGISLAALLGNGLIISAVACGHHLHTPMFFFLLNLALSDLGMICTTVPKAMHNSLWDTRNISYSGCAAQVFFFAFFIASEFAFLTIMCYDRYVSICKPLHYGTLLGSRACAHMAAAAWASAFLNALLHTANTFSLPLCHGNALGQFFCEIPQILKLSCSHSSLREFGLLVVTFCLGFGCFVFIVFSYVQIFRAVLRIPSEQGRHKAFSTCLPHLAVVSLFLSTDTFAHLKPPSISSPSLDVAVSVLYSVVSPALNPLIYSLRNQELKESLRKAVTGCFSAFSLSHKSPHRGEC